A stretch of DNA from Methanoplanus endosymbiosus:
AGTCCGGTTGTTGCTCCTGCACCGGAGAGTTCCATTAAGGGACGGAGGAAGGGAACGAAGATTACCGTCATTATGACAGAGACAATTACGCAGATGATTACCGAGTGCATTGCACTGTTTTCTGCACCCGGTTTGTCTCCTGCTCCGATTCTGCGGGATATCGCTGATGTTGCACCTGCACCAAGTCCGTTCATTAAGCCAATTATTAACATGAAGAAAGGAGTTATAAATCCAATCGCAGCAATTGCATCCCCGCCAAGTCCTGCAACCCAGACTGCATCTATGAGGTTGTAGGCACTCATAAGAAGCATTGCAATTACCATTGGAACTGCCATTTTTATGACCGCACGTTTGGGATCGCCTGTGATTATATCAACGCCTTCCGTTTTTTGGGCCATGTCTGAATTATTTTCTCTCATTTTTCTGATTTTACCTTTAATGCCTTTTTATCCCGAAATCTCTTCCTTATCATGAGATCTTGCATATTTATGGCTTTTTTCGGCAATTATGCGAAATGCCCCGGTTATATGCTCTTTTTCCTCTGTGGAGAAACCAAAGAGCAGCTCCTCTTCCCATCTCCGGTCCAGGGCCATGATCTCAGGAACGATTCTCCGACCCTTCTCTGTCAGGTATAAGTGATATTTCCGGCGGTTTTCCGGGTCCTGTCTTCGTGTAATAATTCCATTATCCTCCAGCTTCCGGACCGCCCTTGCTACCGTTCCTTTGTCTATGAGAAAACACTCCGCAAGTTCGTCCTGTGTGCGGCCCGGTTCAAATGACAGCCTCATGATAAAAGGAAACTGTCCGGCTGTCAGTTCTTCCGATGGTTTATTTGAGTTTACATAAATTCCATACATGCGGTGGATAACTGATACAAGCCCGGCGAGTGGCATGCCCTGAGGAATGTCACCATTTAAGCATTTTTTTGGCATTTCTGAGGCATTACCGTTATTTTCATCTACATTTTTCCTGCTCATTGACTGGATTGTCCTTTTTGATATTTTTTCTGTATAACATTGATTCCTTTCAGCAATAAATGTTGCACATGCAACAGTTGCATAGACAATGAATTAGATATTTACTGTAAGCAACCGTTCATTTCAATATAAAAGATTACAAAATATTCCGGAGAGATGTCTGATGTTCACACACCGAAACAGCGTCATTACAATATGTCCCGAATCCGTGGCAAAAATACAAAACCTGAGATGATAATCCGCCGCCTTCTCTGTAAAGAAGGACTAAGGGGATACCGGATACATTATACTCTGCCGGGAAAACCGGATATTGTTTACATAAAAAAAAGAGTTGTAATTTTTATAGACGGATGTTTCTGGCACAAATGTCCTGAATGCTTCAGTATTCCCAA
This window harbors:
- a CDS encoding very short patch repair endonuclease, with amino-acid sequence MSDVHTPKQRHYNMSRIRGKNTKPEMIIRRLLCKEGLRGYRIHYTLPGKPDIVYIKKRVVIFIDGCFWHKCPECFSIPKTNTDFWLEKINKNVLRDKEINKKLSDDGWTVLRFWEHEVKKDPEGVVRKIKEILEISD
- a CDS encoding MarR family winged helix-turn-helix transcriptional regulator; translated protein: MSRKNVDENNGNASEMPKKCLNGDIPQGMPLAGLVSVIHRMYGIYVNSNKPSEELTAGQFPFIMRLSFEPGRTQDELAECFLIDKGTVARAVRKLEDNGIITRRQDPENRRKYHLYLTEKGRRIVPEIMALDRRWEEELLFGFSTEEKEHITGAFRIIAEKSHKYARSHDKEEISG